The Bernardetia litoralis DSM 6794 genome includes a window with the following:
- the rplD gene encoding 50S ribosomal protein L4, whose product MELPILNKEGKEIGKNATLSDAVFAIEPNDHAIYLDVKQYLANQRQGTHASKHRGIVSGSTRKIKRQKGTGGARAGSIKSPVFVGGGRVFGPEPRDYSFKLNRKVKQLARKSALSHKAKAEAITVMENLVMDAPKTKEFIALLNNLNLSGKKVLVVTGEQNDIVYRSARNLPKTKVLPANQLHTYHIMNSDVIVLAEGALEVIQAEAN is encoded by the coding sequence ATGGAATTACCCATCTTAAATAAAGAAGGAAAAGAAATTGGCAAAAATGCTACATTATCTGATGCAGTATTTGCTATCGAACCAAATGACCATGCAATTTACCTAGACGTTAAGCAATATTTAGCAAACCAACGTCAGGGAACGCATGCTTCTAAACATAGAGGTATAGTGTCAGGTTCTACTCGTAAAATAAAACGTCAAAAGGGAACTGGAGGCGCACGTGCAGGTAGTATCAAATCTCCTGTATTTGTAGGTGGTGGTCGTGTTTTTGGACCAGAGCCTCGTGATTACAGCTTCAAATTGAACCGTAAAGTAAAACAATTAGCTCGTAAATCTGCTCTTTCTCACAAAGCAAAAGCAGAAGCAATTACAGTAATGGAAAATCTAGTAATGGATGCTCCAAAAACAAAAGAGTTTATTGCTTTACTTAATAACTTGAATCTTTCAGGTAAAAAAGTGCTTGTTGTAACAGGAGAACAAAACGACATCGTTTATCGTTCAGCTCGCAACTTGCCTAAAACTAAAGTTTTGCCAGCAAACCAATTACATACATATCACATCATGAATAGTGACGTGATAGTACTTGCAGAAGGTGCATTAGAAGTAATTCAAGCTGAAGCTAACTAA
- a CDS encoding ABC transporter substrate-binding protein: MRFTLFLSIIASLLFSFSPIFSFAQVDYQSYYQKGKTELSNKNYSAARQSLIMAMQENSSNGFLFPASYLYVMASYKGGDLATAYTKVSELLIKAKNATLPSDQFQEMLYLGGVIAFEKDQSLQAMTWLEQIKGSKLHIPVQNLKATFLPKKSVAELKLLYQKFSKDRVLSETLADKIAQQDETSEEDKKIIKDIEFAYGYTSPYQKKQNSVSDKIVKKKEYNVAIMLPFRLQNESSAREVQSFLDLYEGMKVAQEDLKNEGITINLLPFDTENDANNVRRLIGLSAMKNVDMFFGPLYPTTLPIVSDFAQENGISMVNPLSYTPDLIEGKKNTYLFESSYHTQAKAVANYSFDSLNADKAYIIYGNSRKDSILAYSYKKTVEEKGGKIMVFEKVNAGSSTFNKIRSLLSPIAKKPARLKEGEKFKKPEGDTTAHIFVASSELAVAGSVISVLKTSMVDIPLFIDKDWLNFEQIDMNDFMDRSVFFIYTDYISPLKNKEFVKKYINKTNLLPSEYAYVGYESLYFFGKTMYKYGVNFENQLQKERFRDGKVMIGQNYYGSNDNQLVPLLRFVNNRLEIVNHFYKD, encoded by the coding sequence ATGCGTTTTACTTTATTTTTGAGTATAATAGCTAGTTTGCTATTTTCTTTTTCGCCTATATTTTCTTTTGCCCAAGTAGATTATCAGAGTTATTACCAAAAAGGTAAAACAGAACTTTCTAATAAAAACTATTCTGCTGCTCGTCAAAGTCTTATTATGGCAATGCAAGAAAATTCTAGTAATGGCTTTTTATTTCCTGCTAGTTATCTTTATGTAATGGCAAGTTATAAGGGAGGAGATTTAGCAACAGCTTATACAAAAGTTAGTGAGCTGTTGATAAAAGCAAAAAATGCAACACTTCCATCTGACCAGTTTCAAGAAATGCTCTATTTAGGTGGAGTAATTGCTTTCGAAAAAGACCAATCTTTACAAGCCATGACTTGGTTAGAACAAATAAAAGGGTCAAAATTGCATATACCTGTACAAAATCTAAAAGCAACATTTTTACCTAAAAAATCTGTTGCAGAGTTAAAGTTATTATATCAAAAGTTTTCAAAAGACCGTGTTTTATCTGAAACTCTAGCTGACAAAATAGCTCAACAAGATGAAACTTCAGAAGAAGATAAAAAAATAATAAAAGATATTGAATTTGCCTATGGTTATACTTCACCCTATCAAAAAAAGCAAAATTCAGTATCTGATAAAATTGTAAAAAAGAAAGAGTATAATGTAGCTATAATGCTTCCTTTTAGATTGCAAAATGAGAGTTCGGCTCGTGAAGTGCAATCATTTTTGGATTTGTATGAAGGAATGAAAGTTGCACAAGAAGATCTCAAAAATGAAGGAATTACAATTAATTTATTGCCTTTTGATACAGAAAACGATGCAAATAATGTAAGGCGTTTAATTGGTCTTTCAGCTATGAAAAATGTAGATATGTTTTTTGGTCCTTTATATCCTACCACACTTCCTATTGTTTCAGATTTTGCACAAGAAAATGGAATAAGTATGGTAAATCCTCTTTCTTATACTCCCGATTTGATTGAAGGGAAAAAAAATACATATCTTTTTGAGTCAAGTTATCACACACAAGCGAAAGCAGTTGCAAATTATTCTTTTGATTCTTTGAATGCTGATAAAGCCTATATTATTTATGGAAATTCTCGTAAAGATTCTATCTTAGCATATTCGTATAAAAAAACGGTAGAAGAAAAAGGAGGCAAAATAATGGTATTTGAAAAAGTGAATGCAGGAAGTTCCACTTTTAATAAAATAAGAAGTCTTCTTAGTCCAATAGCTAAAAAACCAGCACGCCTAAAAGAAGGCGAAAAGTTTAAAAAACCCGAAGGAGATACAACAGCACACATTTTTGTAGCAAGCTCTGAACTGGCTGTGGCTGGCTCTGTAATTAGTGTTTTGAAAACTTCTATGGTAGATATTCCTCTTTTTATAGATAAAGACTGGCTCAATTTTGAACAAATTGATATGAATGATTTTATGGATAGGTCTGTATTTTTTATCTATACAGATTATATTAGTCCACTCAAAAACAAAGAATTTGTCAAAAAGTATATTAATAAAACAAATCTTTTACCTTCTGAATATGCCTATGTAGGTTATGAATCGCTTTACTTTTTTGGAAAAACAATGTATAAATACGGAGTTAATTTTGAAAATCAGTTGCAAAAAGAACGTTTTAGAGATGGAAAAGTAATGATAGGACAAAATTATTATGGTTCAAATGACAATCAACTTGTTCCTTTGCTTCGTTTTGTAAATAACCGTTTAGAAATTGTAAATCATTTTTATAAAGACTAA
- a CDS encoding YqgE/AlgH family protein, producing MQFFDSPFNDDNSLQAGYFLLAEPLLDDPNFDRTVILVCQHSEEGSFGLVVNRQTEISVSEATDLLEIENKLFVGGPVEQNTMHFLHTISQLEESLLISENIFWGGDFEHLQELALKGEITKENIRFFVGYSGWSELQLDAELENNTWIISKINPQIMFEYEPEELWSAILKEMGGKYKMYSNYPTDPRLN from the coding sequence ATGCAATTTTTTGACTCTCCTTTTAATGATGATAATTCTCTACAAGCAGGTTATTTCTTGTTGGCAGAGCCTCTATTAGACGACCCAAATTTTGATAGAACAGTAATCTTGGTATGCCAACATTCTGAGGAAGGTTCATTTGGTTTGGTGGTTAATCGTCAAACAGAAATTAGTGTAAGTGAAGCAACAGATTTATTAGAAATTGAAAATAAATTATTTGTAGGTGGACCTGTCGAACAAAATACAATGCACTTTTTGCATACAATTTCACAGCTCGAAGAATCACTTCTTATTTCTGAAAATATTTTTTGGGGAGGAGATTTTGAACATCTTCAAGAGCTTGCCCTAAAAGGAGAAATTACAAAAGAAAATATTCGTTTTTTTGTTGGTTATAGTGGTTGGTCTGAGTTGCAATTAGATGCTGAATTAGAAAATAATACATGGATTATTTCAAAAATAAATCCTCAAATTATGTTTGAATATGAACCTGAGGAACTTTGGAGTGCTATTTTGAAAGAAATGGGGGGTAAATATAAAATGTATTCTAATTATCCAACCGACCCACGCTTAAATTAA
- the rplV gene encoding 50S ribosomal protein L22: MEAVAKLQNVPTSPRKMRLVADMIRGKKVSSAINMLKFEPKVGARYMEKLLLSAVANWEVKHEDFANEIGSLVVKTVFVDGGKMLKRIQPAPQGRAHRVRKRSNHITLVVGLPSEGASLADMTESIANQAAEQAAEALESNDKSNQE; this comes from the coding sequence ATGGAAGCTGTTGCTAAATTACAGAACGTACCTACATCTCCACGCAAGATGCGCTTAGTCGCTGATATGATACGTGGAAAGAAAGTAAGTTCTGCAATAAATATGTTAAAATTTGAGCCCAAAGTTGGCGCTCGTTATATGGAAAAATTACTTCTCTCGGCAGTAGCCAACTGGGAAGTTAAACACGAAGATTTCGCAAACGAAATTGGTAGCTTAGTCGTAAAGACTGTTTTTGTTGATGGTGGCAAAATGCTTAAACGCATTCAGCCAGCTCCTCAAGGACGTGCTCACCGTGTACGTAAGCGTTCTAACCACATTACACTTGTTGTGGGATTACCATCAGAAGGTGCTTCACTTGCAGATATGACTGAATCGATTGCGAATCAGGCAGCAGAGCAAGCAGCAGAGGCTTTGGAATCAAACGACAAATCAAACCAAGAATAA
- a CDS encoding RluA family pseudouridine synthase: protein MTEKPFRVIYEDNHLLIVNKAAGLLSQGDNTGDDSLVDVAKEYIKIKYNKPGNIFCGLVHRLDRPVSGVVVLAKTSKGLERMSKLFKDREINKVYWAVVKRRPPNKEDKLIHYLEKNTKTNTVQAYDQPQGKAQRAELKYRYVGKLNMFHLLEVTPLTGRPHQIRVQLAAIGCPIRGDVKYGYKKVNEDGNINLHARRINFIHPVKKEPIICVAALPQNPFWEEFLTLDDFKIKDKQLDYLHSM from the coding sequence ATTACAGAAAAACCTTTCCGAGTTATCTATGAAGATAACCATTTACTTATCGTTAATAAAGCTGCAGGACTTCTTTCGCAAGGAGATAATACAGGCGATGATTCATTGGTAGATGTAGCAAAAGAGTACATTAAAATAAAATACAACAAACCAGGGAATATTTTTTGTGGCTTGGTGCATCGTCTTGACCGTCCTGTGAGTGGTGTAGTAGTCCTTGCCAAAACCTCAAAAGGGTTAGAACGCATGTCAAAACTTTTTAAAGATAGAGAAATTAATAAAGTATATTGGGCAGTTGTAAAGCGCAGACCTCCAAATAAAGAAGACAAGCTCATTCATTATCTTGAAAAAAATACAAAAACAAATACCGTTCAAGCCTATGACCAACCACAAGGAAAAGCGCAAAGAGCAGAATTGAAATATAGATATGTTGGGAAATTGAATATGTTTCATTTATTGGAAGTTACACCTCTGACTGGAAGACCTCATCAAATTCGTGTGCAGTTGGCTGCAATTGGTTGTCCAATCCGTGGCGATGTAAAATATGGCTACAAAAAAGTCAATGAAGATGGAAATATAAATCTTCATGCACGAAGAATTAATTTTATTCATCCTGTCAAAAAAGAACCTATAATTTGTGTAGCAGCCTTACCTCAAAATCCATTTTGGGAAGAGTTTTTAACTTTAGATGACTTTAAGATAAAAGACAAACAACTAGATTATTTACATTCAATGTAA
- the rpsS gene encoding 30S ribosomal protein S19 produces the protein MARSLRKGPYIDYRLEKKVVALEQTGKKTVIKTWSRRSMISPDFIGHTFAVHNGNKFIPVYVTDNMVGHKLGEFSPTRNFRGHIAKKDKRGKK, from the coding sequence ATGGCTCGTTCACTCAGAAAAGGTCCCTATATAGACTATCGCTTAGAGAAAAAAGTAGTTGCTTTAGAGCAAACTGGCAAGAAGACCGTCATAAAGACTTGGTCTCGCCGTTCTATGATTTCTCCAGACTTTATCGGACATACTTTCGCTGTTCATAACGGCAACAAATTCATTCCTGTTTATGTAACTGACAATATGGTTGGGCATAAATTAGGTGAATTTTCACCTACTCGTAACTTTCGTGGGCATATTGCTAAGAAAGACAAACGTGGTAAGAAATAA
- the rplW gene encoding 50S ribosomal protein L23 → MKTILKKPVITEKATAMNENGVYVFIVDKKATKAEIKTAVEKMYEDQGAKVAKVRTAIIFGKPKFRYLKTAITKGHTSTYKKAFVQLVEGSTIDIFDTEEA, encoded by the coding sequence ATGAAAACTATTTTAAAAAAGCCTGTAATTACCGAGAAAGCAACAGCAATGAACGAAAATGGTGTATATGTTTTCATTGTAGATAAAAAAGCTACAAAGGCAGAAATCAAAACTGCTGTTGAGAAAATGTATGAAGACCAAGGTGCTAAAGTTGCAAAGGTACGTACAGCAATTATTTTCGGTAAGCCGAAATTTCGCTACTTAAAAACAGCAATTACTAAAGGTCATACTTCGACCTATAAAAAAGCGTTTGTACAACTTGTAGAAGGAAGTACAATCGATATATTTGACACTGAAGAAGCATAA
- the rpsC gene encoding 30S ribosomal protein S3, producing the protein MGQKVNPVGFRLGIVKGWDSNWYGGKTFADKLVEDEKIRKYIRARIQRGGISKIIIERTLKRITVTVHTSRPGVVIGREGKEVDNLKNELQKLTSKEVQINIFEIKRPEMDARLVGENIAQQLEARMSHRRAMKQAIQAAMRAGAEGIKVKLAGRLGGAEMARVELYKEGSTPLHTLRADIDYAVSEGNTIYGKIGIKVWIYKGQLYGKQDLSPAALAEKQERGGGRGGNDRGNRRGGNRNDRNDRGNRRGGNRNDKNEGGGNSRGGNNRGGNSGGGNNRGGGGGKR; encoded by the coding sequence ATGGGACAAAAAGTAAATCCTGTTGGCTTTCGCTTGGGTATTGTTAAAGGCTGGGACTCAAACTGGTACGGTGGCAAAACCTTCGCAGACAAGCTCGTAGAAGACGAAAAAATTCGTAAATATATTCGTGCTAGAATTCAACGTGGTGGTATTTCTAAAATTATCATTGAACGTACACTCAAGCGCATTACCGTTACTGTTCATACTTCTCGCCCTGGCGTAGTAATCGGACGTGAAGGTAAAGAGGTTGATAACCTTAAAAACGAACTTCAAAAATTGACTTCTAAAGAAGTACAAATCAATATCTTCGAAATCAAACGCCCAGAAATGGACGCTCGTTTGGTAGGTGAAAATATTGCTCAACAATTAGAAGCTCGTATGTCACACCGTCGTGCAATGAAACAAGCGATTCAAGCTGCTATGCGTGCTGGAGCAGAAGGAATAAAAGTTAAGTTAGCAGGACGTTTGGGTGGTGCTGAGATGGCTCGTGTAGAACTTTATAAAGAAGGAAGCACACCACTTCACACACTTCGTGCTGATATTGATTATGCTGTAAGTGAAGGCAATACTATCTATGGAAAAATAGGTATTAAAGTTTGGATTTACAAAGGTCAATTATACGGAAAGCAAGACCTTTCTCCTGCTGCTCTTGCTGAAAAACAAGAACGTGGTGGTGGACGTGGTGGAAATGACCGTGGCAATCGTCGTGGTGGAAACCGTAATGATAGAAATGACCGTGGCAATCGTCGTGGTGGAAATCGCAATGACAAAAACGAAGGTGGTGGAAACTCAAGAGGTGGAAACAACCGTGGTGGAAACTCTGGTGGTGGAAACAATCGTGGTGGAGGAGGAGGAAAAAGATAA
- the rplB gene encoding 50S ribosomal protein L2, with translation MAVKKLKPMTPGQRFRIAPTFEEITTSTPEKSLLAPWKRSGGRNGSGKMTIRQRGGGHKKRYRIIDFKRLKHGIPATVKTIEYDPIRTARIALLFYADGAKAYMIAPQGIKVGQTVMSGENATPDVGNCLPLGVMPLGTIVHCIEMKPGQGASLARSAGAYAQLVARDGKYAILRLPSGETRMILGTCYATVGTVSNGDHMNVIMGKAGRKRWHGRRPRTRGVAMNPVDHPMGGGEGKSSGGHPRSRNGLYAKGQKTRKVNKYSNSFIITRRKTRNS, from the coding sequence ATGGCTGTTAAAAAGTTAAAACCAATGACTCCTGGTCAGCGTTTTCGTATTGCTCCTACATTTGAGGAAATTACGACAAGCACTCCAGAGAAGTCTTTACTAGCACCTTGGAAAAGGTCTGGTGGTCGTAACGGATCAGGGAAAATGACAATTCGTCAACGTGGTGGTGGACACAAAAAACGCTACCGTATCATAGACTTCAAACGTTTAAAGCATGGAATTCCTGCTACAGTGAAGACTATTGAATATGACCCAATCCGTACGGCTCGTATCGCTCTGCTTTTTTATGCAGACGGTGCAAAAGCATATATGATTGCTCCTCAAGGAATCAAAGTAGGACAAACTGTTATGTCTGGAGAGAATGCTACTCCAGATGTAGGAAACTGTCTTCCTCTTGGTGTTATGCCTTTAGGTACAATTGTACATTGTATTGAAATGAAACCTGGTCAAGGTGCAAGCCTTGCACGTAGTGCTGGAGCATACGCTCAATTAGTAGCTCGTGATGGCAAATATGCTATTCTTAGACTCCCTTCTGGTGAAACTCGCATGATTCTAGGTACTTGTTATGCTACTGTTGGTACAGTATCTAATGGAGACCACATGAACGTAATTATGGGTAAAGCTGGTCGTAAGCGTTGGCACGGTCGTCGCCCTCGTACTCGTGGTGTTGCAATGAATCCTGTCGATCACCCTATGGGTGGTGGTGAAGGTAAATCATCTGGTGGTCACCCTCGCTCACGCAATGGCTTATATGCTAAAGGACAAAAGACTCGCAAGGTCAATAAGTACTCCAATAGCTTTATTATTACTCGTCGTAAAACTCGTAACTCTTAA
- the rplC gene encoding 50S ribosomal protein L3 — MPIGLIGKKIGMTSLFDADGRSVACTVIQAGPCVVTQVKTEDTDGYRAVQMGFGERKEKNTPKPLQGHFKKSGTTPKRTLVEFRNMGVESETTYEVGQELNITDLFEEGQFVDVVGTSKGKGFQGVVKRYNFGGVGQATHGQHNRLRAPGSIGASSYPSRVFKGMRMAGRMGGNRVKVKNLRVEKIMPEANLIVVSGAIPGANNSTIFIQR; from the coding sequence ATGCCGATAGGTTTAATTGGTAAAAAAATCGGAATGACTAGTTTGTTTGATGCCGATGGACGCAGTGTCGCATGCACAGTAATACAAGCTGGTCCTTGTGTCGTTACACAAGTCAAGACTGAAGATACAGACGGTTACCGTGCTGTACAAATGGGTTTTGGAGAGCGTAAAGAAAAAAACACTCCTAAGCCACTTCAAGGACACTTCAAAAAATCAGGAACTACTCCAAAACGTACTCTTGTAGAGTTTCGTAATATGGGCGTAGAATCTGAAACTACATACGAAGTAGGTCAAGAATTAAACATTACAGATCTTTTCGAAGAAGGTCAATTTGTAGATGTTGTAGGTACTTCTAAAGGTAAAGGTTTTCAAGGTGTTGTTAAACGTTATAACTTCGGTGGTGTAGGTCAAGCTACTCACGGTCAGCATAACCGTTTACGTGCTCCAGGTTCAATTGGTGCTTCTTCTTATCCTTCTCGTGTATTCAAGGGTATGCGTATGGCAGGTCGTATGGGTGGTAATCGTGTGAAAGTGAAAAACTTACGTGTAGAAAAAATTATGCCTGAGGCAAATCTTATTGTCGTTTCAGGTGCAATCCCAGGTGCTAACAATTCTACTATTTTTATTCAACGTTAA
- the coaD gene encoding pantetheine-phosphate adenylyltransferase codes for MLFKIKDLMEQTNTQLTQRIAIFPGSFDPFTKGHEDVVRRGLHLFDKIIISIGFNSEKKRYFPLETMEKMIKETFDGESNIEIQVYSELTALFAKKNGARFILRGIRNTTDFEYETPISQANKHVDSDIETVFLITSPKYTFISSSIVRELYRYGQDVSKFVPYQLPKISNQ; via the coding sequence ATGTTATTCAAAATCAAAGATTTAATGGAACAAACAAACACACAACTAACACAACGTATTGCTATTTTTCCAGGTTCTTTTGATCCATTTACAAAAGGTCATGAAGATGTAGTGAGACGTGGACTTCATCTTTTTGACAAAATTATTATTTCTATTGGATTTAATAGTGAAAAAAAACGCTATTTTCCTTTAGAAACAATGGAAAAAATGATAAAAGAAACTTTTGATGGAGAAAGTAATATTGAAATTCAAGTTTATTCTGAACTTACAGCACTTTTTGCCAAAAAAAATGGAGCTAGATTTATTCTTCGTGGAATCCGAAATACAACTGATTTTGAATATGAAACACCGATTTCACAAGCTAACAAGCATGTAGATTCAGATATTGAAACCGTATTTTTGATTACCTCTCCTAAATATACCTTTATTAGTTCCTCTATTGTAAGAGAGTTGTATCGTTATGGACAAGATGTGAGTAAATTTGTACCTTATCAACTTCCAAAAATCAGTAACCAGTAA